GGCCACGCCGGTGGGCGACCTCGACCTCTCGGATGCGACGGGGTTGAGCTGTCGCCACGAGTGGAGCGCTACGTGGAACGCCCCCGACGCGATCGAGCTTCCCGACGACGAGGACAACGACGTGGTGAGCGATATTCGGTCGTTCCTCTGAGCCTCCCTGTTCCGCCCGTTCTGTCCCGTCTCGTCCTGTCTCCTCCGATGTATCCCGTCCCGGCGCGCCGTTTCACGGCCGCCGGGGCTCGTATTCCCACCGACTGACGGCTTCGAAATCCTTTTAGCCGGCTCGGGAGGAAATACGGGCAACGAACCATGGACATCGAAATCATCGAGGAGGAGGCGAACCCGATGCTGCACCGCTCGGACGTGCGCTTCGTGGTCGTCCACGACGAGGCGACCCCCTCCCGTCTCTCCGTCCGCGACAGTCTCGCCGCGAAGTTGAACAAGGACGCGGACGAGGTCGTCATCCACGAACTCGACACGAAGTACGGCATGCGAAAGACCCTCGGGTACGCGAAGGCCTACGAGACGCCCGACGACGCCCGCGACGTGGAGCAGGCGTACATGCTCGACCGCAACAAGATCGGCGCGGACGAGGAGGGCGACGCCGAAGCGGAGGCGGAGGAGGCGTAGATGCCCCGCCACGAGTACTACGGCGAGGACGGAACGGCAGAGAAGGAACAGTGCCCCCGCTGCGGGGACACCTTCCTCGCCGAGCACGAGGACCGCAAGCACTGCGGCAAGTGCGGCTACACCGAGTGGCTGTAAGCTGACGTGCGGGTCCTCGGCATCGAAGGGACGGCCTGGGCGGCGTCCGCAGCCGTCCACGACGCCGACTCGGACGAGACCGCGATTTTCACCGACGCCTACCAGCCCGAGAGCGGCGGCATCCATCCGCGCGAGGCCGCAGAGCACATGCGCGGGGCCATCCCGCAGGTGGTCCGGGAGGCGCTCGACCACGCGGCTGCCGAGGTCGATGGCGAGGCCGGAGGTGACGCCGCCCCGTCGATCGACGCCGTCGCCTTCTCGCGCGGTCCCGGGCTCGGTCCCTGCCTCCGGATCGTCGGCACCGCCGCGCGGGCCGTCGCGGGCACGCTCGACGTGCCCCTCGTCGGCGTCAACCACATGCTCGCGCACCTGGAGATCGGTCGCCACCGGGCGGGCTTCGACTCGCCGGTCTGCCTGAACGCCAGCGGCGCGAACGCGCACCTGCTCGGCTTTCACGACGGTCGCTATCGCGTGCTCGGGGAGACGATGGACACGGGCGTCGGCAACGCCATCGACAAGTTCACCCGCCACGTCGGCTGGTCGCACCCCGGCGGGCCGAAGGTCGAGGCCGCCGCGAAGAAGGGAGAGTACGTCGACCTCCCGTACGTCGTGAAGGGGATGGACTTCTCCTTCTCGGGGATCACGAGCGCGGCGAAGGAGGCGTACGACGACGGCACGGCCGTCGAGGACGTCTGCTTCTCGCTGCAGGAGCACGTCTTCGCGATGCTCACCGAGGTCGCGGAGCGCGCGCTCTCGCTCACGGGCAACGACGAACTCGTCCTCGGCGGCGGGGTCGGGCAGAACGCCCGCCTGCGGGGGATGCTCGGCGAGATGTGCGCCCAGCGCGGCGCGCGCTTTCACGCCCCGGAACCGCGCTTCCTCCGGGACAACGCGGGGATGATCGCCGTCCTGGGCGCGAAGATGGCCGCCGCGGGCGATACGATCCCCATCGAGGAGTCCCGCGTGCGCCCGAACTTCCGCCCGGACGAGGTGCCCGTCACCTGGCGCGCCGGCGAGGACGTCGCCCGCGCCGAGGACCCGACGGACGCCGGAACGCAGCGGGGCGCGGAGGCGACCGTCGCGGTCTCCGACGCCGTCGTGAAGCGCCGCGAGCCGAAGGCCTACCGTCACCCGGACCTCGACGCGCGCCTCCGTCGGGAACGCACCCGGGGCGAGGCGCGCCTGCTCAACGACGCGCGTCGGCTGGGCGTTCCGACGCCGGTCGTCCGCGACGTCGACCAGCGCGAGGCGACGCTCGCGATGGAGCGCGTCGGCGACTGCGACCTGCGCGACCGACTCACCGAGGCGCACGTCCGGGCGGTGGGTCGCCACCTCGCCACCCTGCACGGCGCGGGCGTCGTCCACGGCGACCCCACGACGCGGAACGTCCGCGTGGACGGTCGGACGTGGCTCATCGACTTCGGCCTCGGCTACCACTCCGCGCACGTCGAGGACTTCGCGATGGACCTCCACGTCTTCGAGGGGTCGCTCGCGGGCACCGCGGACGGTCCCGGTCCGCTGCTCGACGCGTTCGAGTCCGCCTACCGCGAGGCGGGCGACCCCGCGGTGATCGAGCAGTTGCGTGAGGTCGAGGGGCGCGGGCGGTATCAGTAGCGCGGCCGGTCCCCGTCGGTCGCGACAGCGCGATGGCGGTGGCAAACGACTTAGTGCCCGCGACCGTATCGTGTGCCATGGCAGACAGACCACAGTCCGGCGAACTGTTCGGCGTCCCGTACAACTTCGAACGACCGAGCCTCGGTCGGATGCTCTCCGCGTACTGGCGGCCCGACGAGGGGATGCTGGTCGAGAAGCCGTTCGGCATCGGCTACACGCTCAACCTCGCCAACTGGCGGTCGTGGGTCGTCCTCGCCATCGCGGGCGCGCTGCTCTACCAGGAGCGAAGCGGGACGGAGGGCGACGAGTTCGCGGAGGACGAACCCGTCGAGGTCATCGTCGACTGACGCGCCGATCGACGCCTCTTTTCGCCCTCCGGGCGCACCCCCGGTATGCTCAGCTACGTCACGACCAACGAGGGGAAGGTGCGCGAGGCGCGCGAGTACCTCGACGCGGTCGAACCGGTCGAGTTCGACTACACGGAGATCCAGGCCGACGAACTCGGCCCGATCGCGGCCCGCGGCGCGCGCGAGGCACACGCGCACGTCGGCGGTCCCGTCATCGTGGACGACGCCGGGCTGTTCGTCGAGGGGCTCGGCGGCTTCCCCGGGCCGTACTCCGCCTACGTCGAGGAGACGCTGGGGGTCGAGCGCGTCGGCGAACTCGCTCGACGGGCCGGGGCGACGCGGGCGTACTTCCGCTGCGTCATCGCCTACTGCGACGGGGAACCGTTCGAGGCGACCCCCGAGCCGATCGACTACGGCGACCGCCGCGGTCACGACCTCGCGGCCGACGAGCGCGCCACCGCGACGACCGACGACGCCGTCCTGACGGGCGACCTCCCCGTCCGCCTGTTCGAGGGGGCGGTCCCCGGCCGCATCGTCGAACCGCGCGGCGACGGCGGCTTCGGCTACGACCCCATCTTCGAGCACGACGGGAGAACCCTCGCCGAGATGACGACCGTCGAGAAGAACGCCGTCTCCCACCGCGGGCGGGCGTTGGCGAAGTTCGGGGAGTGGTACCGGGAACGGAGCGAAGCGGAGTGATCGGTATCTCGATGGACGAGCGTGAGCGAGTCCATCGGCGGTTCGCTGAGCGGTAGCGAAGCGAACGGCGTGAGCGAGCGGTATCAGACGAGTCACAGCCCACGGGGCGAGCGTTCAACGAAGCCGTGACTACAGCCACTCTATCGTCGTTATCCGCCTCTACCGACGATAGAGGATAATGATTTTAACGGTGGACGACGTACGACCCAGTGACACCCCCGCCTCAAGCGCTCGGGTGGTGCTCAAGAGAAATAGAGATTCGACGCGGTCAGGGCGTCCAACCCTACTGACCGCGTCCCGGGTCTTCTGTCGACCACACGACTCCGAGAGCAATCAGGAGGTACCCTCCTGGTTGTCCGGCAGCAGCGAGCGTCGCGCCCGCCATGATGAGTGCGGTTGACGTGTCTCTCTTCGACACGCGTTTTCGTCCTGGGTTTGCTCCCAGGACGGTCACGGATTCCGGACGTGGATACAAAAACACGAACGGTTCTGTTGGCCGTCGCCAGTACATCCCTCGATCCGCTCGGGGCGAACGGGGTGGATCCGACTCCCT
The Halomarina pelagica DNA segment above includes these coding regions:
- a CDS encoding 30S ribosomal protein S24e translates to MDIEIIEEEANPMLHRSDVRFVVVHDEATPSRLSVRDSLAAKLNKDADEVVIHELDTKYGMRKTLGYAKAYETPDDARDVEQAYMLDRNKIGADEEGDAEAEAEEA
- a CDS encoding 30S ribosomal protein S27ae; this translates as MPRHEYYGEDGTAEKEQCPRCGDTFLAEHEDRKHCGKCGYTEWL
- a CDS encoding bifunctional N(6)-L-threonylcarbamoyladenine synthase/serine/threonine protein kinase — its product is MRVLGIEGTAWAASAAVHDADSDETAIFTDAYQPESGGIHPREAAEHMRGAIPQVVREALDHAAAEVDGEAGGDAAPSIDAVAFSRGPGLGPCLRIVGTAARAVAGTLDVPLVGVNHMLAHLEIGRHRAGFDSPVCLNASGANAHLLGFHDGRYRVLGETMDTGVGNAIDKFTRHVGWSHPGGPKVEAAAKKGEYVDLPYVVKGMDFSFSGITSAAKEAYDDGTAVEDVCFSLQEHVFAMLTEVAERALSLTGNDELVLGGGVGQNARLRGMLGEMCAQRGARFHAPEPRFLRDNAGMIAVLGAKMAAAGDTIPIEESRVRPNFRPDEVPVTWRAGEDVARAEDPTDAGTQRGAEATVAVSDAVVKRREPKAYRHPDLDARLRRERTRGEARLLNDARRLGVPTPVVRDVDQREATLAMERVGDCDLRDRLTEAHVRAVGRHLATLHGAGVVHGDPTTRNVRVDGRTWLIDFGLGYHSAHVEDFAMDLHVFEGSLAGTADGPGPLLDAFESAYREAGDPAVIEQLREVEGRGRYQ
- a CDS encoding DUF5808 domain-containing protein, yielding MADRPQSGELFGVPYNFERPSLGRMLSAYWRPDEGMLVEKPFGIGYTLNLANWRSWVVLAIAGALLYQERSGTEGDEFAEDEPVEVIVD
- a CDS encoding non-canonical purine NTP pyrophosphatase — encoded protein: MLSYVTTNEGKVREAREYLDAVEPVEFDYTEIQADELGPIAARGAREAHAHVGGPVIVDDAGLFVEGLGGFPGPYSAYVEETLGVERVGELARRAGATRAYFRCVIAYCDGEPFEATPEPIDYGDRRGHDLAADERATATTDDAVLTGDLPVRLFEGAVPGRIVEPRGDGGFGYDPIFEHDGRTLAEMTTVEKNAVSHRGRALAKFGEWYRERSEAE